GATTACATCAAGCGCGTCATCGGTCTTCCCGGTGACACCGTGAGGATGGTCGATGGGCAGCTGTTCGTCAACGATAAGCCGGTGAAGCGGCAACCGCTCGCGGCGCAGATGATCCCGATCGACGTAAACTCGCCTTGCGGTTCCGAGAAGGACCCCGCGCTCTACGATTTCCGCGTCCGCGGTGCCGACGGCAAGATGTACTGCCGCGTGCCGATCGTCCGCGAGACCATGTCTAACGGCCGCTCCTACGACACGGTCGAATTGGGCCAATCCCCCGAGGACAATTTCGGGCCGGAGCTCGTTCCCGCCGGGCACCTCTGGCTGATGGGCGACAATCGCGACGATTCGGCTGACAGCCGCGTGCCCGAATGGAATGGCGGGCTGGGCGGTCCGGTGCCGTGGGAGAATATCGGCGGCCGCGCCGAGTTCATCACCTTCTCGCTCAACGGTTCGACCAAATGGTACAATCCGCTGAGCTGGTTCGAATCCCTTCGTTCCGGCCGCGCCGGACGGTCGCTTCGTAACAGCTGATGAGCACGCGTCCGCCGACCACCGAGCCGCATATCGAGAGGCCCGGTCCGGTGGAGTTCCGGGACCCCATGGTCCGCCGCGAAATTCAAAAGGCGGTCGTGTGGTTCGGAGTCGCGCTCGGGATCGCCGGCGTCATCTTCCTCGCCCAGCCGCTGCTGCTGATTGTCGGCGGCGCGATTTTCGCGGTCTTCCTCGATGGCGGCATCCGGCTGCTCGGCCGTTGGCTGCCGATTCCGCGCGGATGGCGCCTGCTGCTCGTGCTGGTGCTGGGCTTCGGCTTCCTGGGCTGGGTGTTCTGGTTCGCCGGGACCACCATTGCGGCGCAGTTCGAGGCGCTGCGGGAAGTCGTCACGGCGCAGTTCAATCGGTTGATGGCCTTTGCTTCATCGCTCGGCCTCGTGCCGAAGGGTGAATCGGCTGATTTCGGGACCCAGATCCTTGGGTCAGTAGGCCGTCTTACCAGCGCGGTCGGCAGCGCGATCGGCGCCGTCACCAGCGTTATCGCCATGATCGTCATCGGCATTTTCCTCGCCGCCGAACCGCGCATCTACGATCGCGGCATCGCGTGGATGCTGCCGCTGGGCCATCGCGCCGGCTTCTACCGGATTGCCGCGCACGCTGGGCACACGCTTCGCCGCCTTCTGTTCGGGCGGCTCGTCGGCATGCTGTTCGAAGGGGTCTTCACCTGGGCGATGCTGAGTCTGGGCGGCGTGCCCATGGCAGCGCTTCTCGGGCTAGTGACCGGCGTCCTCGCCTTCATCCCGAACATCGGTGCAATCACGTCGGGCGTGCTGATGGTCGCCGTCGGCTTCAGTGCCGGCACGCACGAGGGCTTTTACGCGGTCTTCGTCTATTTCTTCGTGCAGAATATCGATGGCTATCTTGTCGTGCCCTACATCGCCCGCCGCACGGTCGACCTGGCGCCGGCCATGGTGCTCGCCTTTCAGTTGCTGATGGCGGCGCTTTTCGGGGTCCTTGGCGTCCTTTTCGCCGATCCGATCCTCGCAACGCTCAAGGTCGCGCTGGTCGACCTTAGCAATCAGCAGGCGGAAAAGGAGCGGGAAGGGCCGGAGCTCGTCGCGGCCGGGAAGACCTAGCGGCTGCCGCCCTGCTGTTGCTGCTGTTGCAGCTGCTGCTGGAGCATTTGCTGCATTTGTTGCTGCTGCATCTGCTGCTCAAGCAACGCCGCGCCGCCCGGCACGACCTTCTGGACGCGCACGTCGAAGGTCAGCGGACTGTCCTTGGGCCAGCCTTCGGGTTCGCCGGAAGCGCCCCAGGCGATATTTTGGGGAAGAACAAAGCGGTAGACGCCGCCTTCCTGCATGCGGCTCATCGCCTCGGCAAAACCGGGATAGACGTGGCCCATGGCGAACGGTTGGGCGCCATTATGCTTTTGGCTGCTGTCGAAGACGGTGCCGTCATTGGCGGTCAGGACATAGTCCATCAACGCCGCGTCGGTCTGCGTAATGTTCTTGCCCGTGCCGGCCTTGATCGTGCGGAACTGCAGGCCGCTCTTGGTCACCTCGGGGCGCAGGGAGCCAGCGCCGTACCAGGCGAGCGAAAC
This portion of the Sphingomonas limnosediminicola genome encodes:
- a CDS encoding FKBP-type peptidyl-prolyl cis-trans isomerase, with the protein product MSVAEAAHRPARTGRAAGLWLGFLIVIGAAVSLAWYGAGSLRPEVTKSGLQFRTIKAGTGKNITQTDAALMDYVLTANDGTVFDSSQKHNGAQPFAMGHVYPGFAEAMSRMQEGGVYRFVLPQNIAWGASGEPEGWPKDSPLTFDVRVQKVVPGGAALLEQQMQQQQMQQMLQQQLQQQQQQGGSR
- the lepB gene encoding signal peptidase I, coding for MSDTVPEAQFEEPAAPAAEKEAKGSALWREIKGLLWVLLAVLAFHSFIAKPFYIPSESMMPGLLTGDRLVVSKYPYGWSWVSPSFHVFPAVQGRLFGKLPERGDIVIVTPPGTRTDYIKRVIGLPGDTVRMVDGQLFVNDKPVKRQPLAAQMIPIDVNSPCGSEKDPALYDFRVRGADGKMYCRVPIVRETMSNGRSYDTVELGQSPEDNFGPELVPAGHLWLMGDNRDDSADSRVPEWNGGLGGPVPWENIGGRAEFITFSLNGSTKWYNPLSWFESLRSGRAGRSLRNS
- a CDS encoding AI-2E family transporter, translating into MSTRPPTTEPHIERPGPVEFRDPMVRREIQKAVVWFGVALGIAGVIFLAQPLLLIVGGAIFAVFLDGGIRLLGRWLPIPRGWRLLLVLVLGFGFLGWVFWFAGTTIAAQFEALREVVTAQFNRLMAFASSLGLVPKGESADFGTQILGSVGRLTSAVGSAIGAVTSVIAMIVIGIFLAAEPRIYDRGIAWMLPLGHRAGFYRIAAHAGHTLRRLLFGRLVGMLFEGVFTWAMLSLGGVPMAALLGLVTGVLAFIPNIGAITSGVLMVAVGFSAGTHEGFYAVFVYFFVQNIDGYLVVPYIARRTVDLAPAMVLAFQLLMAALFGVLGVLFADPILATLKVALVDLSNQQAEKEREGPELVAAGKT